The Periophthalmus magnuspinnatus isolate fPerMag1 chromosome 17, fPerMag1.2.pri, whole genome shotgun sequence sequence TTCTGAACCGTGTCCTTTAGCTCTGGATTGGTTcctttttgtgtatttcttgTTTGTAAACTCCAGTCTGCTTCGTGTTTCAGTGTGGTGGTGACGAGCAGAGGCCTTACAGACGCAGACGTGCTTGTCGTTTTaagagattttaaatgttttcaaagtttgatattttaaatggcTCATACGTCTCTGTTCAGACTCATCACTGACGTCACATTCCAAAGAACTggacaaataaatgttttcagtaAAACACGCTCCATCTTTGTTTCATTCTAACCACAGCCagggggtgaagtgtcttgcccgaggacacaaaaTCTTGCATTGGTAGGAGCTGGGAATCGAACCACCCACCTTATGGTTCTGTCTGTtatgcatttgatttatatacgCTAAAGTCAGGTAAATTaggtcacttttttatacacataatatatttagagcaccatgtttgcttttattgttttgaaaaatctatattgctctccatgctacgccactcccccttcagagagctatcacagcacaattaGTGTAGAATAACTAAtttcttcaaaataatactactcaagtagaagtacaaagtagtaatcCAAGAAGTTACTGGTACACTGTagtatatattactcaagtaagagtagggTTACggaagtaaatgtaactgagtactacccccTCTGGACCTATCTCAATTCCACTTATTTTACTGTGAGCTGGAGTCTTCTCTGTAGCATCATTCATGCTGCACATGTTCTTGGgtagtgggtgaagtgtcttgcctaaggacacaacaacagtattggGATTTTCAGAGGTCTTCCGTCCAAGTAGTGACCCGGCCTGGCCCTGTTTAGCCCAAAGAGACACGAGTGAATGTAAATCTTTCACATTTATCCTAAATGTGCCAgaggttttcatttttttgtgaagAGTTCATGATGGGGAATGTTTCACAACTGAACGAGTTTAGGCTCATTCTGGACTGTGACAGTTTCCTGTAATTACACTCTTGTCCACACGGTGTCAGTGTTGCTTTTGGAAAGATGAGCCGCAGAGAACGTGACAGTCACTTCAATACTTATAACTGAGaactttttaaagtttttaaccatgttacagttaTTTCTTCTCactgaccctctgaagttgaatttagagtgatttatctttgagtaatctttattctcctgtgttctttattctcctgtgttctttattctcctgtgttCGAgaccctgttttcacctccgtacatgcccactgtgacctgcgcacttccttctccagttttattttcttaatcagtgtcTAGTTTAAAAACTGCTCCTCTCTAGTGTGTTGTGAAGCTATCCatagcaaaaaacaaaaggtaaataaaggttttatatatatatatatatatatatatatatatatatatatatatatatatatatatatatatatatatatatatatatatatatatatatatccatccattttcttccgcttatccggagccgggtcgcgggggcagcagtctaagcagggactcccagacttccctcaccccggacacgtcctccagctcctccggtgggaccccaaggcgttcccaggccagccgagagacatagtccctccagcgtgtcctgggtcttccccggggcctcctcccggtgggacatgcccagaacacctccctagggaggcgtccaggaggcatcctgagcagatgcccgagccacctcagctggttcctctcaacgtgtaggagcagcggctctactccgagctcctcccgtgtgaccgagctcctcaccctatccctaagggtgcgcccggccactctgcggaggaagcccatttcagccgcttgtatccgcgatcttgtcctttcggtcattacccagagctcatgaccataggtgagggtaggaacgtagattgaccggtaaatcgagagcttcgccttccagctcagctccttctttaccacaacggaccgatacagcgaccgcatcactgcagacgctgcaccgatccgcctgtcaatctcccgctccatccttccctcactcgtgaacaagaccccgagatacttgaactcctccacttggggcagagactcaccacccacccggagagagcaaaccacctttttccggtcgagaaccatggcctcagatttggaggagctgattctcatcccagccacttcacactcggctgcaaaccgccccagtgcctgctgcaggtcctggctcgaagaagccatcaggacaacatcatctgcaaacagcagagatgaaatcctgtggttcccaaaccaggacccctccggcccctggctgcgcctagaaattctgtccataaatataatgaacagaaccggtgacaaagggcagccctggcggagtccaacatgcaccgggaacaggtctgacttactgccggcaatgaacacagctcctgctccggtcatacagggaccggacagcccttagcaaagagccccggaccccatactcccagagcaccccccaaaggacaccacaagggacacggtcgaatgccttctccagatccacaaaacacatgtggactggttgggcatactcccatgagccctcgaggacccgatgaagagtatagagctggtccagtgttccacgaccaggacgaaaaccacactgctcctcctgaatccaaggttcgactattggtcggattctcctctccagtaccctggaatagaccttaccgggaaggctgaggagtgtgattcccctgtaattggaacacaccctccggtcccccttcttatacagagggaccaccaccccggtctgccattccacaggtactgtccccgaccgccacgcgatgttgcagagacgtgtcagccaagacagccccacaacatccagagacttgaggtactcaggacggatctcgtccacccccggagccttgccaccgaggagcttgccaaccacctcagtgacttcagccagggtgatggacgagtccgcctccgggtccccagtttctgcttcctcctcggaagacgtgacagtgggattgaggagatcctcaaagtattccttccaccgcccgacaacatccccagtcgaggtcagcagctctccacccgcactgtaaacagtgttggtgaagcactgcttccccctcctgaggcatcggacagtttgccagaatctctttgaggccgtccgatagtcctcctccatggcctccccgaactcctcccaaccccgggtttttgcctctgtgactgcccgagccgcggcacgcttggcccgccggtactcatcagctgcctcaggagtcccacgaaccaacaaggctcgataggactccttcttcagcttgacggcatcccttacttccggtgtccaccaccgggttcggggattgccgccgcgacaagcaccacagaccttacgaccacagctacgagcagccgcatcgacaatagaggtggagaacatggcccactcggagtccatgtctccaacctcccccgggatcagggagaagctctcccggaggtgggagttgaagacccccctgacagagggctccgccagacgttcccagcagaccctcacaatgcgcttgggcctgccaggtctgtccggcttcctcctccgccagcggatccaactcaccaccaggtggtgatcagttgacagctcagcccctctcttcacccgagtgtccaagacacgcggtcggaggtcagatgacacgacaacaaagtcgatcatcgacctccgacctagagtgtcctggtgccatgtgcaccgatggacacccttgtgctcgaacatggtgtttgttatggacaataaatatataaaataaaggaaacattgaatgagagggtgtgtccaaacatttgacggACAGTGTACCAGCAtcgtctgctctgattggccagagctcagAGAACAAACCAattatgatttaaaacattttaattcagtttaGTCGACCAAGTTTTCTTtaaaatactgatctaaaatacagtgaaaattGGGATAAAATGTAACTAAGTTGTACTTTgaatacttgtttgtttttcatgtgtacattttatataacagCTGTTTCAGTGACGCTCTGGTCCGGGCTAAACATGTGTCAGGAGCCttcatacaaactccacacacacagggcaGTGCTACACATTTTCAGTTGGAGGAGCTGTCGAGGTGCTAAGTTCTTCAATGGGGGAACTCAACATTATGGATAAGAGAACAACCCCACCCACTACTGTGTTTGCTTCACTATGTTTGCTTCTATGTTTAAATGCCGTTcgcccctgtagtgatttatataACATAGAATTCTTtttattgtagtctcatttAGAACACTTTGAggttgccatttgaacattttgagtTCAAACGTGTTATGAAAATGTGGCAGAAATGTTTGGGGGAGCTAAGGGGGTGCATTGGCCATTCTAGGGGAGGGTCATGCCCCTCAAAGGGAATGTGCATTGATGAGAAGCTATAAGAACTGCAACCAGAGACTtgtaaccctgttctaatgtgatgaaatattCCAGTGAgactttaatcctgttttaattTTTCACAAAAACATCCCCTTCACATATTTCAATAATCCTCCCGATATGTAGTGATATTCATGTGTAGTTTTTAGAATTTTGAATACACTTGTTCAGTTTGTGCATTTGATCAtccttaaaggtcctagatTATGCAAATTGActtctgtgagctttaagtcatgtcctcctgtgttttctttcattcacacatgtttgagtaactctttattattagtctatcttcatctccaaagctcaaaatgctctgttccactttgtgatgtcatgaagcgatagatttcaagttaacagctccttttacctttagttcagtagaaatggccATTTCAGAGCTGaattgatccaaatgattccattgaaggtgaatggagtttaaaaacacagtgaagcacttcctgtattaccacatgacaccacaaggtggaacagattgttttctgtttgagagaagaactcagcctaaacacaactccaggtttgtttgtgatgaggaaacaacattgtaacatgaatagcataatatgggcccctGTGTGTTCTTCACCTCCTGTTCCTCCAGCGTgttcttcacctcctctgttcCTTCTGCGTGTTCTTCACCTCCTCTATTCCTCCTGTGTGTTCTTCACCTCCTCTATTCCTCCTGCGTGTTCTTCACCTCCTGTTCCTCCAGCGTgttcttcacctcctctgttcCTTCTGCGTGTTCTTCACCTCCTCTATTCCTCCTGTGTgttcttcacctcctctgttcCTTCTGCGTgttcttcacctcctctgttcCTTCTGCGTgttcttcacctcctctgttcCTTCTGCGTgttcttcacctcctctgttcCTTCTGCGTGTTCTTCACCTCCTCTATTCCTCCTGTGTGTTCTTCACCTCCTCTATTCCTCCTGTGTgttcttcacctcctctgttcctcctgtgtgttcttcacctcctctgttcCTTCTGCGTGTTCAAAGCTAACAGGTCAAAATGACACTACGCAAAGATGTTTAATGTTTATAATTTATTGAAACGGTTGCAGGTGAAGTGGCCTGTAATAAAAGACATGAGTATAAGTGCATCAGCTAATTGATTGTAGTTGAATTGGTTGAATTTCTCCTTACCTATGTTGTCTGTCATCTTAGGTGTTCTGGCCAAATGAGTTCCCAGGGAACTGGAGCCGTTTGCGAAGGTTCCAGGGCTCACAACTGTGTGCTGAGGAGGGGGGTgtccaaatattttagcttttttatcTAGTTCATTTTCTACTGTTATCACTGATAAATTAATATAGAACTCTATTTTTtctaacaggtttgattgaataaagattaACACTGTTTTGCTAAAGAtaacttttaacaatataattGGATTTGCTGGAACGTACCTGTACTGCAGTGTGGGAATAACCAATTGAGGGAGGGGCTCTATAAAAAGAGCAAACCTCAGTCTGCTTGGGAgaaggtgctgtgtgtacaggcTTTTACTGCCATGCTGGTTTTAAATTTTGCTgctatttttgtaaatattctttgGTGTTGgtaataaatgcacttgggtctgcactgaaCAAatcgtctcagctctgctctgttcttcATCAAGACCTCTAAGGTTGCTACCCGGGCAGTTAcactcctgtcttattctgtataacAACTACTAACCTTAGTTTACTAGTTTAGatttgcacaaacatgttctgaaatgtccctgtgtgtcagatgccgtccctgtgtctctgcataaaccctgtagtttagatctgtacaaacaagttctgaattacatttcagaacatgtttgtacagatctaaactacagggtttatATTCAATACTTCGGGATGTGTTTCAATGTGGTGGTTGTGGTAGAAGTTCCtactagtagtattagtagtagtagtaatagtagtacttgtagcagcagtagtacttTTACACATACCCAGTTTCTCGACCACATACACCTCCTTGGTGTCGCTGTGGCCATTGTAGGTGAAATAGAACCAGCAGTCGTTGTGGTCTCGCTCTTTGCAGTAGGCCAGGGGGAAGCTCTGGTCTGTGGGTTGAGGCAGGCGGCTGAGGTCCTTCACTTTAATCATGGAGAAGTAACTACAGTCACGCTCACACGTCTCCTTCTTCTCCCCCGTCTCAAATGCCCGGCACTCAATACAAGCCCTGTGAAAAGAATAAAGGGTTTAAATGCCTGTCACTCAACGCCTGGCACTAAACACAACCCCTCCCCGTGCGTCTGATGCCCTTCCCATGCTTGAGATGCCCTCCCCCATCTCCTCACTTGTGTTCGGCGCACACTCCAGGGCAGGTGGGACACAGTTCACATGTGGGACCCTGGAACTTGCGGTCAATGCATTTGCAGATGCCACACTCACAGATACCACGGCCGTTACAGATCTGACCGTTTTTAGCCAAACAAGGAGTCAGGTCCAGAGAGCAGTCGCACGCGCTGCTTGTGAAGTTAGCATCACAGATACACTTCCTGCACTCGCACCGCCCGTGTCCTGgaccagacagagagagagagggaaagatagaGTTTTTGCTATGACTAATATTTGTGTTAGTCATAGCAAAAACAAACCATTGACTGAAACTATGGCAAACCAGATTATaacccctgctcctctgaccatctcctcACGTCTCCTGTACTTACCTCCGCACAGTTTATTGTTGGAGCGGTCACAGTTGAAGTTGTCACACTCGCAGTACTTTCCACTGTAGACCTCTGTTGGGTTCTCTCGTTTCTTGCACTCACACgttccacacacacagtctccgTTGTTGCTGCAGATGTCGGTGCCGTTGTCTTTTCGGCAGTTTGCGTCCAGGTCTTCAGTTTGGATCTCAAATACGCTGCACTCACAGAGACGCCCAATTCGCCCCTCGTTACACCTGAAACATGACAGACACAAGAGGAGGGGGGATTGAACTCATCTGACACAACAAATCTAGTAGTTTAAAACTACAACTAGTATTTTTATCAGTAGGTGGCACCCTGCTGTAACCTGGCTCTCACTAGACTGATGTGTGGCCCTCTCAATTGAGTTCTAtcagtctgggatggctctcgctgaaagaAATGGGAGCCAATGATTGGAACGTTCAAAAAATACTTCACACTGATTGGTCGAACAGTGGAACTTTGGTTAGTTCGGCGCCGACTTctgtgaactcacaaaaatcGCGAGTGTTCCTTCTTTTGGCCAGGTTAACCCTCCAGCGGTGTGTTGGAATCAGTCCTCTCATAAGCAACACATGTTGTGaccagttaaaataaataaaaaaatatatataatatatactatatattgtACATGTACAAAACTATGACACTATGTAAGAACTTTAACGTCCAAAGCCCTGTAAACAGCCCTGTAGTTAGTTGTAGACAGGTCCAAACCGCACTCATAGCAGATATTTGAACACATGAATAAAGGGCgtcccccacccccccacccctcaGTGTCagatgctcctcctcctctcaacGTACTTGCAGGCTCCGCATTCGAAGGTCCCGTTTCCTTCATGGCACTTCTCGCTCTGAGGTTCTCCGCCAAGAgaacactcacactcacagatGAAGTTCAAAACCACTTCCACCTCCTCGTTAAAGCCCAGAGGTTTGATCTTTATCACCTCTGACTTCCCGTGCTCTGGGCACTTCTGAGCCGCAATGGAGATGTCAAAGGTCACCTgcagcaagaggagcagaggagggtcagaggagcagaggagggtcagaggagcaaaggagggtcagaggagcagaggagcagaggagggtcagaggagcggaggagggtcagaggagcaaaggagggtcagaggagcagaggagggtcagaggagcaaaggagggtcagagaagcagaggagggtcagatggagtagAGGAGCGGGTCAGATGGAGTAAAGGATGCAGAGGACGCCttgtcctcctctgtacctcgtCACCGATGGAGATGTTGGAGCATTTGCGTCCATTCTCTCCAGTTCCTTCGGCTCCGTTCTTACAGTGGGACTTGTAGGAAATGGACATACCTTCAGGAAGTCTGCTGTTCTCCAGGATCACCTCCAATGACAGCGACTGGACCCAAACACAGAGTTTAGGAAATCTGAAATTTCCAGGAGGCATACTGCAGAATTTTGTGATATTGTAATACTTCAGTAACTGgagttaaagtagattttactGTCCTTATGGAGAAATGAGCCTGTgccagtattttgtatttacactAAAGATGATAATACATTATCCTTAAACAAGCTGCTTTACAATGTTTGGCATTATTCACTCATCACTTAGTGGTGGTGACactgttgtagccacagttTCCCTGAAAGAACAGCCAAATGTTGTGTCAGCCTATCAGAGGACAGACTGGAGCTGCATTGGTCTATCAGAGGACAGACTGGTGGCATGTCAGCCTATCAGAGGACGGGCTCAAGTTGCATCAACTTATCAGAGGACAGACTCGATCTGCCTCGGCCTATCAGAGGACAGACTCACGTTGTAGGCGTCGATGATCAGTTTGATGACATTTGAGGAGTTGGAGGACAAAGTTCCCACAGCTGACTTTGGTATGAGATTTTTCAACTCCTGCAAGAGAATCACAGACTGGGTTATACAACAGAGTTTCCCCATTACTTAACCATTTGCACACTGGGGGTGTCTAATTGTCTCAGTTTAGGtgagatttttggcaaaaaGATGAGCGTGcctaattgaaaaactgttggctaatgctagcttgtaaCTGAATATTatgtgagagggacttgtttaacagcacaaatcagctcacctgttgcagttccagctaaatcagttctttgtggtcagattgtgttaaagatCAGAGATCTTTCAAGTCTAAcacagcctcagacagagcagtgtctacagttagcatcacacccgcagggaatgttgatgactgCTGCATCAGTAGGAGACTATGGCGGCCTCCCCATAGTCTAAATTAAACTGAGCAataaatttgtattaaaaataacacttttcACTTGTTGTATCATGTATAgagtaattttatttaaactttaatcAGTCCCTTATTGATTAATAGATGCAATAAGTGACATATTTACTCAAGATTTTTTCCAAAGAAGAACTGTCTGGGCCAACAACAAGGAAACACAAAGATGATACAATAACAGGTTTAAAAGGGCCAGTCAGTTTTAGTTAACAATTTAAATAACTAGTTGCTTTTTCTTTAGGTTTGTTATTTTTGAGGTCGGTTAGCTCTTGATTGATTCTCTCGTGTTTCCTCTGCAGCTTGGGGCCTGAGGAGGGAACAAGATAGTGGGACAAACCATGTGGACAAAGGAGGGGGTCAGAGAAGAAAACAAGAGGGTTAAAGGAGAGAGTCAgaagatacagaggagagagtcagaggaggggAGTCAGGCAGTTTACTTTACCCTTTTTGGGTCCGAGGCGGGTACAGGACAGTGTAGACAGACGACAAAGAGGGGACAGACCTTATAGACGGGCTGGAAGTCCTCTGTCACGGCGAAGATGGTCTGGATGTTGTGGTCGTTCAGTTTCTGCGCCAAGTGAGCAATGGAGGGGTAATCCTGAAGCACAAACAccatcacatttaaaactctcTATGACATCTTCCAGCTTATTGTCAGGTAGAGAGGTTCTCCactgacatcattttattttgaaaaatgtccctCAACATTTGACAGAGTGAcactgaggcagaactatggGCAAAACAGCAGGCTAAATATGTGCTTCCTTTGATTttattgtctcatttttgtccgtggagctgttgttttctcctcacaataataatcatttccTCACAGAGTCAGAAACATGATGTTTAAGGAGAGACAGGTTTGGTTCATCTGTATCTGATTCAAAGTCTGCATCAGTGATGAAGGTGAGTGtgtctgcagtgtccctgtGGTTTAACTGTTCACTGGTTTCAGATGccaggtacaaactaaatatttagcagagttgtagacttttataGTTATTCTTTCACATTTCAGATTTAGTGTTTTGAGCTTGtacagaagaaaatgtcattactcaCCACTGGCACTAATAGTTACATAACATAGAGTACACTTTGTTCTATGGTTCAGTCCTTTTAGCTTATAGACTCCACTCTTCTCTCCAATGTTAAAGAGGGGGATTTTATGtctgaggtattaactgctaacacataacatctttagatcaccatgttaccttttatcattttgaaagtTCTACATTTGCCAAAAGAACATATTAACATTAACACTaacgttaatgaaactactgcatcaggattgtgaagttgtagtgtattgttttgtatatttgtagagaattgtcatgtgagaGAAtgagtgggcggagccttgtacaggcccGTACTGCTAACCGtgaagagggttcaaatagggccctggagagacattactcaaacatgcaaacatACGTAAAACCTCtacagacatatttttgctgaggtaacaacattataacagtcgATTTTgctaaataccccctctttgaTGTTTCTGGTTTAAATAATCATAATCCCGTACGTAGTAGTGGCTCATGGTGTACGTGTTGTTCTCCAGGTGACACTTCCCGTCGTTGGGATGAAAGATCCTGCCCAGTTTTCTGTCTCCGGTAAAATGGAACCCAGCGTCTGTGGAGAAGACCAAGAGCCGCGTGACGTTCCTCCAACCAATCTGCTCCTGTGAAAGAaagagtgtgtcagatgcccctcCATCTTTCTAtatctctgtgtcagatgcccacCCACCTGACTATACCCTGGAtggttttagtccctggtcCCGACGGActcccggtctagtcccagtgGCTAAGCACATTTCTAAAagggagtttaaaaaaaaaatcagaaccAAATGGACTCTGTAGTGCTGTAGATGCTTGGCTGGGCTCCGTGCTCCAAGAAAAACATATTGCCACCTGCTGTATGCAATCAGTATCACATGCACAAGAGCTCTACACAGCCCTACACGAGCCCAGGAGCAGATAGCTTGGAGCGTGGAGCCTAGTCATGCATCTGAGACACATTCAGtactgattttaaaaacacctgGTCCCCGTCTCAAGCATTTCTAAATGGGAGCAGTCGCGACCCCAGGCCTGGTCCTAGCCCCTCACTTCAGACACTGCCACCTGCATGATACCATCAAAGCTCCTTTCCACAGAGTCCAGGTTCTAGTCTGGGTTCTTGTTTGAGTTCTAGCCCAGGTTCCTCAT is a genomic window containing:
- the LOC117385445 gene encoding integrin beta-1-like — encoded protein: MLLRLLCVSVALLLGLCAAQKEGSICTKANAQSCGECIQVSETCGWCSDENFLSVDESISARCDDLQSLLNRNCPPEKIENPRGSTKIDKNQPVTNRNKESTEKLKPEQITQIQPQKLTLTLRSGEPQTFSLKFKRAEDYPIDLYYLMDLSSSMKDDLENVKNLGTDLMKEMQAITTDFRIGFGSFVEKTVMPYNSTTPARLINPCTGNQNCTSAFSYKNVLKLTDRGDEFNRLVSQQQISGNLDSPEGGFDAIMQVAVCEEQIGWRNVTRLLVFSTDAGFHFTGDRKLGRIFHPNDGKCHLENNTYTMSHYYDYPSIAHLAQKLNDHNIQTIFAVTEDFQPVYKELKNLIPKSAVGTLSSNSSNVIKLIIDAYNSLSLEVILENSRLPEGMSISYKSHCKNGAEGTGENGRKCSNISIGDEVTFDISIAAQKCPEHGKSEVIKIKPLGFNEEVEVVLNFICECECSLGGEPQSEKCHEGNGTFECGACKCNEGRIGRLCECSVFEIQTEDLDANCRKDNGTDICSNNGDCVCGTCECKKRENPTEVYSGKYCECDNFNCDRSNNKLCGGHGRCECRKCICDANFTSSACDCSLDLTPCLAKNGQICNGRGICECGICKCIDRKFQGPTCELCPTCPGVCAEHKACIECRAFETGEKKETCERDCSYFSMIKVKDLSRLPQPTDQSFPLAYCKERDHNDCWFYFTYNGHSDTKEVYVVEKLAHSCEPWNLRKRLQFPGNSFGQNT